TTTCAGGAGATCGTCTCGCTGACCCGCCAGCAGGAAGAGGCCGACCGTGGGATGGCCTCGGCGGCGGATCGGGTCAACGAGATCGCCTTCAAGGCCCGCGAGGATCAGGCGGCGGCCATGACGTCCCAAAAGCGGACGGCCGACACGGTGGCCATTTCCGGAACGCTGGGGGCGCTTGTCCTTGGCATCCTTCTCGCCTTCTTCATCGGCCGCAGCGTCAGCCGGCCCATCCGGGAGTTGATGGCGGCCATGAAACTCCTGGCTGCGGGCAATCTCGATGTCGCCCTCCCAGCCCTTGAACGCCACGACGAAATCGGCGAAATGGCCGGCACGGTCCAGATATTCAAGGAGAATGCCAACGAGAAGGTGCGTCTCGAGGCGGAACAGGAAGAGAAGGACCGTCAGGCCGAAGCGGAAAAGCGGGCGGCCATGCTGAAGTTGGCGGATACCTTCGAGGCCTCGGTCGGCCACGTCGTTGGCCAGGTGTCCTCGGCGGCGACCGAAATGCAGTCCTCTTCCGAGGCGATGAGCGCCACCGCCGAGGAGACGACGCGGCAGGCCTCTGCCGTGGCCGCCGCCTCGGAGCAGGCCTCGGCCAACGTCGAGACGGTGGCTTCCGCCGCCGAGGAACTGTCCTCCTCGATCGCCGAGATCGGCCGGCAGGTGACGCAGGCCTCCCAGATCGCCTCGGCCGCGGTGAGCGAGGCCGAGCAGACCAACGTCAAGGTGCAAGGGCTGGCCCAGGCTGCCAACAAGATCGGCGAAGTGGTGGCTTTGATCACCGACATCGCCGAGCAGACCAACCTGCTGGCGCTCAACGCCACCATCGAGGCGGCGCGGGCCGGCGACGCCGGCAAGGGCTTCGCCGTAGTTGCCTCGGAAGTGAAGAACCTGGCCAACCAGACGGCCAAGGCGACCGACGAGATCGGGGCGCAGATCGCCGGCATCCAGTCGGCCACCCAGGAAGCCGTTTCGGCCATCGACTCGATCACCAAGACGATCTCCCAGATCAACGAGGTCAACTCGGGGGTCGCCTCGGCGGTCGAGGAACAGGGCGCGGCGACGCAGGAGATCGCGCGCAACGTCGAGCAGGCGGCGGCCGGCACCCAGGAGGTGTCGGCCAACATCGGCGGCGTGAGTGCGGCGGCCAACGAAACCGGCACGGCAGCCGGACAGATCAACAAGGCGGCCGGCGACCTGTCGCGCCAATCCGAAACGCTGCGCGCCGAGGTCGACAAGTTCCTGGCCAGCGTCCGTACCGCCTAGGAACGCCTTTTCGTGAACAGAAACCCCCGCCGGGCTTCCGGCGGGGGTTCCTGTTTTCGGGGATCGGCGGGACACAGCCCCCTACCCGTCGAAAAGTGTGGCAGAACGTTACAACCGGCCATCGGAAAGAAATTTTCCCGACCAACTTTCGTAATACTCCTGTTCTACAGTGATGGACTGCCATGCAACTCCAAAGAGCAGTTGCGGCATCGAATCGGCCACGACCGACTTTCACCCGGCAAAAAAACAAGATCGATGAAAGCGCGAACGCGAAGAGGGAATTCATGTGGGAAAAGCTGAAGATTAGCCAAAGAATTATGCTCATCGTCGGGGGAACGGCCGTCGGTATCGCCGCCGTGGGGAGCTTCGGTCTTTACGAAATCCGCCACACCCTGATGGAGGATCGCAAGGTCAAGACGGAACACGTCGTCCAGGTCGTCGGAGCCCTGGCCGGCCATTACCATGCATTGCAGAAATCGGGAGCCCTCTCCCCCGAGGCGGCGCAAAAAGCCGCCCTCGGTGAAATCAGCAGCCTGCGCTATGGGAGCGGCGAATACTTCGCCGTCCAGTCCTATGACAACGTGATGCTGATGCATCCGATCAAGCCGGAACTGAACGGCAAGTCGTTGGCTGGGACGAAGGGGCCCGACGGCCAGTTGATCTTCGACATCCTGGTCCGCCTGGGCAAGGAGAATGGCGGCGGCTTCGTCGAATACCTGTGGCCCAAACCGGGAGCCTCCAAGCCGGTGCCCAAGATCTCCTATGTCACGCCCTTCGCCCCCTGGCAGTGGGTCATTTCGTCGGGCATCTACGTCGACGACGTCACCGACGTCTTCATGCGGGACCTGGCCATCGTCGGCTCGGTATCGCTGCTCATCCTGCTTTTGATCGTCGGCGGCTCCCTGGTCATCAGCCGGAGCATCACGCGACCCCTTTCCCACGTCGCCGCCAACATGCAGCAACTGGCCAAGGGCGACGTCAGCGTGACCGTCGAAGGAACGGATCGTGGCGACGAGGTCGGAGGCATGGCCCGCGCGGTGCAGGTCTTCAAGGACAACAAGATCGAGGCCGACCGTCTGGCCGAAGAGCAGCGGCGCCAGGAGCAGGAACGGGCGGCCCGGGCCAAGCGCATCGAGGATTTGTGCAAGGCCTTCGACGCCACCTCGTCGGAAGCCGTGAGGTCGGTGGCGGCGGCGGCGACCGAAATGCAGTCCTCTTCGGAATCCATGAGCGCGACGGCCGAGGAGGCCACCCGTCAGGCCACCGCCGTGGCGGCGGCTTCCGAGCAGGCCTCGGCCAACGTGCAGACCGTCGCCTCGGCGGCCGAGGAACTGTCGAGCTCCGTCTCGGAGATCGGCCGCCAAGTGATCCAGGCGTCCCAGATCGCCTCGGCCGCGGTGACCGAGGCCGAGCAGACCAACGTCAAGGTCCAGGGGCTCGCTGCGGCCGCCCAGAAGATCGGCGAAGTGGTGGCGCTGATCACCGACATCGCCGAGCAGACCAACCTTTTGGCCTTGAACGCCACCATCGAGGCGGCCCGGGCCGGCGATGCCGGCAAGGGTTTTGCCGTGGTGGCTTCCGAGGTCAAGAACTTGGCCAACCAGACGGCCAAGGCGACAGACGAGATCGGGGCCCAGATCACCGGCATCCAGTCGGCGACCCAGGAAGCCGTTTCGGCCATCGAGTCGATCACCAAGACCATCTCCAAGATCAACGAGGTCAACTCGGGTGTCGCCTCGGCGGTCGAGGAGCAGGGCGCGGCGACGCAGGAGATCGCGCGCAACGTCGAGCAGGCGGCGGCGGGCACCCAGGAGGTGTCGGCCAACATCGGCGGCGTGAGTGCGGCGGCCAATGACACGGGCGCCGCGGCCACCCAGATCCAGTCGACGGCGGCCGACCTGTCGCGCCAATCCGAAACGCTGCGCGCCGAGGTCGACAAGTTCCTGGCCGGCGTGCGAGCCGCCTGACCTTTCCTCGACGGCCTCCGGCCGTCGCCCGCCCGATCCTTTCCCCGTGCCGCCACGACTACGCGCGGCACGGGGGGGGGACTCGCCCATTTCCCCGCTTCACAAATATGTTGGCCCATCGCCACCGGCGACACGATGCAATCGCTGTAAAACGCAGCAAAATGCTGATAATTTGTAACCAATCGGATGACGTCGGACAAATTGTCGTAATGATCTGCCCTGGGATAACGGCGGCGTGCCATCCGGTTTAAGCACGCAATATTATAAGGCAGCACGAAAAACGAAGCTGCCTGCATTGGTGGGGAAGGAAACAAAATGACGCTGGCCGTCAAATCCATTTCTCTGCGAATCGTTTTGGGGCTGGGGACTCTGGTCATCGTTTCATCGGCGATCAGCATCGGCGTCGGCATCTATCAAATGCGTGGCCTGGCGGCGACGGCCGAAAATCGCGAACTCCGGGGGTATTTGGAAACCCTCAAGAGCGCCATCGCCGCCGAGACGTCGAAGGCCGAAACCCTGGCCGCGCTGGTCGCCCACCTGCCGCCGGCCCAGGATATGCTCGCCAAGCGCGATCGGGAGGGGCTGACCAAGCTTTTCCTGCCGGCTTTCGAGGCGTTGAAGAAGAATTACGCCGTCACCCAGTTCCACTTCCATCTGCCCCCGGCGACATCCCTGCTCAGGCTTCACGGACTGGACAAGTTCGGCGACGACATGTCGGCCGAGCGCTTGACGGTCCTCGCCACCAACACCAACAAATCGCCGACGGTCGGGCTGGAAACGGGCGCCGGCGGCCTGGGCGTGCGCGGCGTCGTGCCCGTATCCCAGGGCGGGAAGCATGTCGGGTCGCTTGAATTCGGCACCTCGTTCGGACAAGCCTTCTTCGATTCCTTCAAGGCGCGTTTCAGCGTCGACGCCGCGCTCTACATCCGCGACAAGGGCGGCTTCAAGGCCTTCGCGACGACGCTCGGCAAGGCCGATATCGTCGGCCGGGACCAGATCGATGCCGCTTTCGCCGGCAACCCCACGGTCGTGAGGAGCGACCTGAACGGCATTCCAACCAGTATCGTCGCCGGCCCGGTCACGGACTTTTCCGGCAAGACCATCGGCGTGGCAATCATCGCCCGGAACGTCGACGACTACGTCACAGCCCTGAGCCGGTCGAGAAACACGTCCCTTCTTCTCGGCGGGCTGGTTTTGGTCGTCGGCGTATTGGTCGCGGTAGCCATGGGCCGCCGTCTTTCGGCGCCGATCCGCCTGATGACCGCCGCCATGGGCCAACTCGCCGAAGGCGATCTGGAGGTGGCCATTCCGGCCGCCGGCCGGGCCGACGAAATCGGCCGCATGGCAAAGGCCGTCCAGGTGTTCAAGGACAACGCCATCGACAAGGTGCGCCTGGAGGCCGAACAGGCCGAACGGGAAAAACAGGCCGAGGCGGAAAAACAGGCGACGATGGTGAAACTGGCCGGGCAATTCGAAGCGGCGGTCGGCGCCGTGGTCGATCAGGTCTCGTCGGCGGCGACCGAGATGCTGTCCTCTTCCGAGGCGATGAGCGCGACGGCCGAAGAGACGACGCGCCAGGCCTCGGCCGTGGCGGCGGCCTCGGAACAGGCCTCGGCCAACGTCGAGACGGTGGCTTCCGCCGCCGAGGAACTGTCCTCCTCGATTTCCGAGATCAGCCGGCAGGTGACCCAGGCGTCTCAAATCGCCGCCGCGGCAGTGACCGAAGCCGAGAAGACCAACGTCAAGGTGCAAGGGCTGGCCCAGGCCGCCAACAAGATCGGCGAAGTGGTGGCCCTGATCACCGATATCGCCGAGCAGACCAACCTGCTGGCCTTGAACGCCACCATCGAGGCGGCCCGGGCCGGCGACGCCGGCAAGGGCTTCGCCGTGGTCGCTTCCGAGGTCAAGAACCTGGCCAACCAGACAGCCAAGGCGACCGACGAGATCGGCGCCCAGATCACCGGCATCCAGTCGGCCACCCGGGAAGCCGTGGCGGCAATCGAGGAGATCACCCGCACGATCTCGAAGATCAACGAGGTCAACTCGGGGGTTGCCTCGGCGGTCGAGGAGCAGGGCGCCGCCACCCAGGAGATCGCGCGCAACGTCGAGCAGGCGTCGGCGGGCACCCAGGAGGTCAGCTCCAACATTGCGGGCGTGAGCGCGGCCGCCAACGAAACCGGCGCCGCCGCCGGCCAGATCAACCGCGCGGCCGGCGAGTTGTCGCGCCAATCCGAAACGCTTCGCGCCGAGGTCGACAAGTTCCTGGCCAACGTGCGCGCCGCCTGACCTTCGTCGACGGCCCTTCCGGCCATCTTTCCCCGCGCCATCGCATGGACATGCGGCGGGGAACGGCTGGGTCAATGTAATTTGATTAAAATAATTAGAATTCTTCGACAACGTTACACAATACGGGCAATTCGTTACCAAGTTATCGGTTTCGGACACACAACCGTGACAATCCGCCCTTAACATCACTCCCCGTCGGCTTCGTCTTCATCAATTCCGTGTGGCGGGCCGGTATCGTCGGCAAGCACGGCGGCAAGACGGTCGTCAGCCGGGAAACCGGCGAGGGCATGCAATTCGGCGGTGTCATCATCGAACCGCACGGCATTTTATAGTGCAACCCGGGCAACCGCCCGCAACGCCTGTCATACGCGGCATGACCGGCGGACGTGCGGAACGACGCGGATGAAAACCTGAGGAATCCCATGAGAGCCATTCTTTCCACAGCATCCATCCGGAGCCGGATCATGCTCGGCTACGGCCTGATCCTTCTTCTGGCCATCATGGCCACCGTCGGGGCCGGCGTTTACCAAACGCGCGATCTGGTGACGACCGCCGAGCAGCGCGAGCTCAAGGGCTATTTCGAGAACCTCAAAGGGGCCATCGCCGCCCAGTCGTCGTTGGCGGAAACCCTCAGCACCCTGGTCGCCAACCTCCCCTCCGCCCAGGACATGTTCGCGCGCGGCGATCGCGACGGCCTGACCCGATTGTTTCTGCCCGCGAACGATATCCTGAAGAAGGATTACGGCGTCGAACAGTTCCAGTTCCACCTGCCGCCCGCCACATCCTTCCTCAGACTTCATATGCCGGCGAAATTCGGCGACGACCTTTCGTCCTTCCGCCAGACCGTCCTCGACGCCAATTCGAAAAAGGCCCCGATCGTCGGCCTGGAACACGGCGTGGGCGGGCTGGGCGTACGCGGCGTGGTGCCGGTTTCCCACGATGGCAAGCACATCGGCTCGGTCGAATTCGGCATGTCGTTCGGCGCCGCCTTCTTCGAAACCTTCAAGAAGCAATTCAGCGTCGACGCGGCCCTGTACGTTCAGGCCAAGGACGGATTCAAGCCGTTCGCCAGCACCCTGGGCAAAACCCAGGTCATCGGCCAGGAGGGGCTGAAGGCCGCCTTCTCGGGAACCCCCGTCGTCCTTCGCGTCGATCTAGACGGCGTGCCCACCAGCGTCTTTGCCGGTCCGGTTTCCGACTTCACCGGCAAGACGGTCGGGGTCGCCGTCATTGCCAAGGATGTCGAGGACTACGTCGCGGCAATGAACGCTTCGCTGATGACGGCGCTGGCCATCGGTGGCCTGGTCCTGGCCATCGGCCTGGCGGTCGCCGGCGTGATCGGCCACCGCATCGCCAATCCGATTCGCCGGATGACCGAGGCCATGGGCCGGCTGGCCGCAGGCGATCTGAAGGCCGACATCCCCGCCCAGGACCGCCGTGACGAAATCGGCCGCATGGCCGAGGCTGTTGCCGTGTTCAAGGAGAACGCCATCGAGAAGGGGCGTCTCGAGGCGGAACAGGAAGAGAGGGACCGTCAGGCCGAGGCGGAAAAGCGGGCGGCCATGCTGAAACTGGCCGATACCTTCGAGGCCTCGGTCGGTCATGTCGTCGGCCAGGTGTCATCGGCAGCAACCGAGATGCAATCCTCCTCCGAATCGATGAGTGCGACGGCCGAAGAGACGACGCGCCAAGCGGCCGCGGTGGCCGCCGCCTCCGAACAGGCTTCGACCAACGTGCAGACGGTGGCCTCGGCGGCCGAGGAGCTGTCGTCCTCGATTTCCGAGATCAGCCGCCAGGTGACCCAGGCCTCGCAAATCGCCTCGGCCGCAGTGACCGAGGCCGAGCAGACCAACATCAAGGTGCAAGGATTGGCCCAGGCGGCCAACAAGATCGGGGAAGTGGTGGCCTTGATCACCGACATCGCCGAGCAGACCAACCTGCTGGCGCTCAACGCCACCATCGAGGCGGCCCGGGCCGGCGACGCCGGCAAGGGTTTTGCGGTGGTTGCTTCCGAGGTCAAGAACCTGGCCAACCAGACGGCCAAGGCGACCGACGAGATCGGCGCCCAGATATCGGGCATCCAGTCGGCGACGCAGGAGGCGGTCTCGGCCATCAACTCGATCACCAAGACGATCTCGAAAATCAACGAAGTCAACTCGGGGGTCGCCTCGGCGGTCGAAGAGCAGGGCGCGGCGACGCAGGAAATCGCGCGCAACGTCGAGCAGGCATCGGCGGGCACCCAGGAGGTTTCGGCCAATATCGGCGGCGTCAGCCAGGCAGCCAACGAGACGGGCGCGGCAGCCGGGCAGATCAATCGCGCGGCCGGCGAATTGTCGCGCCAATCCGAAACGCTTCGCGCCGAGGTCGACAAGTTCCTGGCCGGCGTGCGCGCCGCCTGACCTTCGTCGACGGCACCTTCGACCGGGACCGGGCAGGGAAGGGCTGTTCCGGGCGGCCCGAGAATCCAATTTCGGCAACCCCTACCCCCTCAGGGCTAGGGACGGTCGTCTTCGAGGTAATGGAGGCCGCCCCGGCGTCACCGTTCACGGAGCCGGCTTTGTCGCCCACATGGCAGCCACGTAATCAATCCGCGACGATCTGTGACAAAAAATCGTGTTTTCAGACATTCTTCCGAAACAGCGGCCGGTTATGAACGACGCAGCAACGCCGCGCCACCGGTTTCCGTCGGTCGCAAGACCACCGAATGCGCGGGAAAAATAAAACCGAGCCCTTGAGGCACCCCATGAAAACCATTTCGTCAACACTCTCCATCCGGAGCCGGATCATGCTTGGCTACGGCGTGGTCCTGCTCCTTCCCCTCGCCGCCAACACGGCAATGGCCGATTGGCAAACCATGACATTCGTCATTGACGGCCTGGTCCTGGTCGTCGGCCTGGCCGTCGCCGGCATCGTCGGCCATCGCATCGCCGGCCCGCTCCGCCAGATGGCCGGCGCCATGGACCGGCTGGCCGCGGGCGATCTCGCGATCGACATTCCCGCCCAAGGCCGCGGCGACGAGATCGGCCACATGGCCGCCGCGCTTAAGGTCTTCCGCGAGTGCGCCGTTCACGCCCGTCATGCCGCCGCCGACCGCGAAGCGGCCGAGCGCCGGCGCGAGCACGAAAAGAAGCAGGAACTGCTGTCGATCCTGCATGGCATGGTCGGCGCCGGGGTGCGCAGCAACCAGACCGTCATGCGCCTGGCCCGCATGCGCAAGGAGGTGACCGAGGCCAAGAACCAAGCCCAGTCGATGGCGGCGGCGGTCGAGGAACTGGTGGCCTCGATTCACCAGATCTCGCAGACCAGCGACGACGCCACCAGCGACGCCAAGGGCGCCGGCGATGCCGCCGGCCAGGGTGTCTCGTCGTCGACCCAGGCCGTCACCTCCATGCGCCAGATCGTCGCCGCCGTCGAGCATGCCACCGCCGAGGTCAATACCCTGGCCGAGGAGTCCGAAAAGATCGGTGAGATCGTCTCGCAGATCGAAGACATCGCCGGGCAGACCAACCTCCTGGCCTTGAACGCCACCATCGAGGCGGCCCGCGCCGGCGAGGCCGGCAAGGGCTTCGCGGTGGTCGCCTCCGAAGTCAAGAACCTGGCCAACCAGACGGCCCGCTCGACCGAGGACATCCGCACCCGCATCGAAAGCCTTCGCGGCAAGATGGACGGCATCGTGTCCTCGATGAACCGCGGCTCCGAAGCCGTTTCCCAGGGCCGCGAGGTGGTGACGGCGATGGGCGGACAATTGGAGGACATCGCCGCCCAGGTCAACAACGTCACCCTCAAGATGGCCGAGATTTCCGGCATCCTCACCCAGCAGACGGCGGCGGCCAACGACGTTTCCCAGGGAACCGGCCGCATCGCCGACGTGTCGGCGGTCAATGACGACCAGATCGAGGCCATCCTTGCCGGGATGGACGAACTGAACACCCTGCTCACCGAACAGATCGGCGGCTTCGCCAGCCTGGGCATGGACCGCGCCATCGTCGAGATCGCCAAGAACGATCACATCCTGTTCGTCAAGCGCATTGTCGCCACTCTGGTCGGCCGCGAGAAGGTTCGGGCCGATGAACTCCCCGACCATCACAACTGCCGGCTCGGCAAATGGTACGACGCCGTCAAGAACCCGCTGATCAGCAAGAGCCCAGCCTTCGCGGCGCTGCTGGAGCCCCACAAGCGGGTCCATGAGTTCGGCAAAGAGGTGTTGCGCAAGTTCCACGGTGGCGACCACGATGGCGCGCTGGCCGCCATCGACCAGCTCCGCCAATCGTCGGAAGAGGTCCTGGGTCTTCTGGATCGCCTGGCCAAGGCGGTGGCCGAGCACGAAGAGGTGGAATTCGCCGCCGCCTGAACACACCGCCAAGCCTACCGGGAAGCGGTGGACCCTCCGGGTCCGCCCTTGCGAACCGTGATGCCTAGTGAAGTCTTGTTTCATTTTGTTACATATTCCCTACAATTTGAAACCAAAAAGCCCCCGTTTGACACGAGAGCGCGACACGACGGCGCTATGATGGCCCTGCAGATCGGGTGGGACTGTCTGCACAAGGCATGCGTCTTGGCGTGACAAATGGGGACCTCCAGGGAGAGGCCGCCGCACGTATTGGGCATACCTGTGGGCGCCCGCCCGCGAATATCAAACCCTTCGCGGGAGAATGAGATGTCCTTCGGCAAAGCATGCGTAGTGGCGATCGCCGGGCTCCTGGCCCTGGCGAGCCTCTCGGGAACGGTCGCCGCCTTCGATCCCAAGGCCGCGGTCGCCCTCATCGACGACGCCATGATCAAGGAGATC
The sequence above is drawn from the Shumkonia mesophila genome and encodes:
- a CDS encoding methyl-accepting chemotaxis protein — protein: MWEKLKISQRIMLIVGGTAVGIAAVGSFGLYEIRHTLMEDRKVKTEHVVQVVGALAGHYHALQKSGALSPEAAQKAALGEISSLRYGSGEYFAVQSYDNVMLMHPIKPELNGKSLAGTKGPDGQLIFDILVRLGKENGGGFVEYLWPKPGASKPVPKISYVTPFAPWQWVISSGIYVDDVTDVFMRDLAIVGSVSLLILLLIVGGSLVISRSITRPLSHVAANMQQLAKGDVSVTVEGTDRGDEVGGMARAVQVFKDNKIEADRLAEEQRRQEQERAARAKRIEDLCKAFDATSSEAVRSVAAAATEMQSSSESMSATAEEATRQATAVAAASEQASANVQTVASAAEELSSSVSEIGRQVIQASQIASAAVTEAEQTNVKVQGLAAAAQKIGEVVALITDIAEQTNLLALNATIEAARAGDAGKGFAVVASEVKNLANQTAKATDEIGAQITGIQSATQEAVSAIESITKTISKINEVNSGVASAVEEQGAATQEIARNVEQAAAGTQEVSANIGGVSAAANDTGAAATQIQSTAADLSRQSETLRAEVDKFLAGVRAA
- a CDS encoding methyl-accepting chemotaxis protein; this encodes MTLAVKSISLRIVLGLGTLVIVSSAISIGVGIYQMRGLAATAENRELRGYLETLKSAIAAETSKAETLAALVAHLPPAQDMLAKRDREGLTKLFLPAFEALKKNYAVTQFHFHLPPATSLLRLHGLDKFGDDMSAERLTVLATNTNKSPTVGLETGAGGLGVRGVVPVSQGGKHVGSLEFGTSFGQAFFDSFKARFSVDAALYIRDKGGFKAFATTLGKADIVGRDQIDAAFAGNPTVVRSDLNGIPTSIVAGPVTDFSGKTIGVAIIARNVDDYVTALSRSRNTSLLLGGLVLVVGVLVAVAMGRRLSAPIRLMTAAMGQLAEGDLEVAIPAAGRADEIGRMAKAVQVFKDNAIDKVRLEAEQAEREKQAEAEKQATMVKLAGQFEAAVGAVVDQVSSAATEMLSSSEAMSATAEETTRQASAVAAASEQASANVETVASAAEELSSSISEISRQVTQASQIAAAAVTEAEKTNVKVQGLAQAANKIGEVVALITDIAEQTNLLALNATIEAARAGDAGKGFAVVASEVKNLANQTAKATDEIGAQITGIQSATREAVAAIEEITRTISKINEVNSGVASAVEEQGAATQEIARNVEQASAGTQEVSSNIAGVSAAANETGAAAGQINRAAGELSRQSETLRAEVDKFLANVRAA
- a CDS encoding methyl-accepting chemotaxis protein, producing MLGYGLILLLAIMATVGAGVYQTRDLVTTAEQRELKGYFENLKGAIAAQSSLAETLSTLVANLPSAQDMFARGDRDGLTRLFLPANDILKKDYGVEQFQFHLPPATSFLRLHMPAKFGDDLSSFRQTVLDANSKKAPIVGLEHGVGGLGVRGVVPVSHDGKHIGSVEFGMSFGAAFFETFKKQFSVDAALYVQAKDGFKPFASTLGKTQVIGQEGLKAAFSGTPVVLRVDLDGVPTSVFAGPVSDFTGKTVGVAVIAKDVEDYVAAMNASLMTALAIGGLVLAIGLAVAGVIGHRIANPIRRMTEAMGRLAAGDLKADIPAQDRRDEIGRMAEAVAVFKENAIEKGRLEAEQEERDRQAEAEKRAAMLKLADTFEASVGHVVGQVSSAATEMQSSSESMSATAEETTRQAAAVAAASEQASTNVQTVASAAEELSSSISEISRQVTQASQIASAAVTEAEQTNIKVQGLAQAANKIGEVVALITDIAEQTNLLALNATIEAARAGDAGKGFAVVASEVKNLANQTAKATDEIGAQISGIQSATQEAVSAINSITKTISKINEVNSGVASAVEEQGAATQEIARNVEQASAGTQEVSANIGGVSQAANETGAAAGQINRAAGELSRQSETLRAEVDKFLAGVRAA
- a CDS encoding methyl-accepting chemotaxis protein, translating into MLGYGVVLLLPLAANTAMADWQTMTFVIDGLVLVVGLAVAGIVGHRIAGPLRQMAGAMDRLAAGDLAIDIPAQGRGDEIGHMAAALKVFRECAVHARHAAADREAAERRREHEKKQELLSILHGMVGAGVRSNQTVMRLARMRKEVTEAKNQAQSMAAAVEELVASIHQISQTSDDATSDAKGAGDAAGQGVSSSTQAVTSMRQIVAAVEHATAEVNTLAEESEKIGEIVSQIEDIAGQTNLLALNATIEAARAGEAGKGFAVVASEVKNLANQTARSTEDIRTRIESLRGKMDGIVSSMNRGSEAVSQGREVVTAMGGQLEDIAAQVNNVTLKMAEISGILTQQTAAANDVSQGTGRIADVSAVNDDQIEAILAGMDELNTLLTEQIGGFASLGMDRAIVEIAKNDHILFVKRIVATLVGREKVRADELPDHHNCRLGKWYDAVKNPLISKSPAFAALLEPHKRVHEFGKEVLRKFHGGDHDGALAAIDQLRQSSEEVLGLLDRLAKAVAEHEEVEFAAA